A single region of the Leisingera thetidis genome encodes:
- the frr gene encoding ribosome recycling factor, which yields MSDEFELDTDDLKRRMDGAMANLRTEFASLRTGRASASMLEPVMVDAYGSPTPINQVGTVNVPEPRMVTINVWDKGLVGKVEKAIRESGLGINPQLNGTIIMLPIPELNEERRRELTKVAGQYAEHARVSIRNVRRDGMDQIKKAKADGMSEDDQKFWEAEVQELTDKMIKVVDDALEHKQAEIMQV from the coding sequence ATGTCTGATGAATTTGAACTGGATACCGATGATCTGAAACGCCGCATGGACGGCGCGATGGCCAATCTGCGCACCGAATTTGCCTCCTTGCGCACCGGCCGCGCCTCCGCCTCGATGCTGGAGCCGGTGATGGTCGATGCCTATGGATCGCCGACTCCGATCAACCAGGTCGGCACCGTGAACGTGCCGGAACCGCGCATGGTCACCATCAACGTCTGGGACAAGGGCCTGGTCGGAAAGGTCGAGAAGGCAATCCGCGAATCCGGCCTCGGCATCAACCCGCAGCTCAACGGCACCATCATCATGCTGCCGATCCCGGAGCTGAACGAGGAACGCCGCCGCGAGCTGACCAAGGTGGCCGGCCAGTATGCCGAGCACGCCCGTGTGTCGATCCGCAACGTGCGCCGCGACGGCATGGACCAGATCAAGAAGGCCAAGGCCGACGGCATGTCGGAAGACGATCAGAAGTTCTGGGAAGCCGAGGTGCAGGAGCTGACCGACAAGATGATCAAGGTTGTGGATGACGCGCTTGAGCACAAGCAAGCCGAAATCATGCAGGTCTGA
- a CDS encoding isoprenyl transferase, protein MPGDANPHMSTAGEAPAVRSGPRHVAIIMDGNGRWAQARGRPRLFGHHAGARRVREVVECCPGLGVEYLTIFAFSTENWKRTQTEVAGLMSLFRRYISKEMNALAEKNVRVRFIGDRVRLDAKLIDLMDKLELKTEGNDGTQLTIALNYGGRDEVARATKRLARDVADGRLNPDDVDEETLPRYLDTHVLPDPDLVIRTSGEARISNFLLWQSAYAEYEFIDTLWPDFSGEELARLCNSYGRRDRRFGAVKT, encoded by the coding sequence ATGCCGGGAGATGCAAATCCGCACATGAGCACCGCCGGAGAAGCGCCGGCGGTCCGCTCCGGCCCGCGCCATGTGGCCATCATCATGGACGGCAATGGCCGCTGGGCGCAGGCCCGCGGGCGGCCGCGGCTGTTCGGCCACCATGCCGGTGCGCGCCGGGTTCGTGAAGTTGTCGAGTGCTGCCCGGGTCTGGGCGTCGAATATCTGACCATCTTTGCCTTCTCGACCGAGAACTGGAAACGGACGCAGACCGAGGTCGCTGGCCTCATGAGCCTGTTCCGGCGCTATATTTCCAAGGAAATGAACGCGCTGGCCGAGAAGAACGTCCGGGTGCGCTTTATCGGCGACCGGGTGCGGCTGGATGCCAAGCTGATCGACCTGATGGACAAGCTGGAGCTGAAGACCGAAGGCAACGACGGCACCCAGCTGACCATCGCGCTGAATTACGGCGGCCGCGACGAGGTGGCACGCGCCACCAAGCGGCTGGCACGGGATGTGGCCGACGGGCGGCTCAACCCCGATGACGTCGATGAGGAAACCCTGCCGCGCTACCTGGACACCCATGTGCTGCCGGACCCGGACCTGGTGATCCGCACCAGCGGCGAGGCGCGGATCTCGAACTTCCTGCTGTGGCAGTCGGCCTATGCGGAGTATGAGTTCATCGACACGCTGTGGCCGGATTTCTCCGGTGAGGAGCTGGCGCGGCTGTGCAACAGCTATGGCCGCCGCGACCGCCGCTTCGGGGCCGTCAAGACATGA
- a CDS encoding phosphatidate cytidylyltransferase translates to MSAARGRWADLLPRVLSAVVMVAVGGYAVWTGGLVFDVMIALCCGGMVWELVRMLEPARSGTALQLGAVSGAAVLLASLLPVFWVLPVLAAPVAAGFGQISDRRQYFTGFALWVLLAGFGFIWLRGQPEMGLPWMLWLIGIVVVTDVAGYFAGKIIGGPKFWPRVSPKKTWSGTASGWLAAAFLGAVFASQMGLGFGIVVLSVLLSMASQAGDVAESALKRMTGVKDSSALIPGHGGLFDRFDGMLGAAAMFLAVTAIWG, encoded by the coding sequence ATGAGCGCTGCCAGGGGCCGCTGGGCCGATCTGCTGCCGCGGGTGCTGTCCGCCGTGGTCATGGTGGCGGTCGGCGGCTATGCGGTCTGGACCGGCGGGCTGGTCTTTGACGTGATGATCGCGCTGTGCTGCGGCGGCATGGTCTGGGAACTGGTGCGGATGCTGGAACCTGCGCGCAGCGGCACCGCGCTGCAGCTGGGCGCGGTCTCGGGCGCGGCGGTGCTGCTGGCGTCGCTCTTGCCGGTTTTCTGGGTGCTGCCGGTGCTGGCGGCGCCTGTGGCGGCCGGGTTCGGCCAGATCAGTGATCGGCGGCAGTATTTCACCGGCTTTGCCCTGTGGGTGCTGCTGGCCGGCTTTGGCTTCATCTGGCTGCGCGGCCAGCCTGAAATGGGCCTGCCGTGGATGCTGTGGCTGATCGGCATTGTGGTGGTGACCGATGTGGCGGGCTATTTTGCGGGCAAGATCATCGGCGGGCCGAAGTTCTGGCCGCGGGTCAGCCCCAAGAAGACCTGGAGCGGCACTGCTTCCGGCTGGCTGGCGGCCGCCTTTCTGGGCGCGGTCTTTGCCTCCCAGATGGGGCTGGGTTTCGGCATCGTGGTGCTGTCGGTGCTGTTGTCGATGGCCAGCCAGGCGGGCGACGTGGCGGAAAGCGCGCTGAAGCGGATGACGGGCGTCAAGGATTCCAGTGCGCTCATTCCCGGCCATGGCGGGCTGTTCGACCGCTTTGACGGGATGCTGGGTGCGGCGGCCATGTTCCTGGCCGTGACCGCCATCTGGGGATAA
- the dxr gene encoding 1-deoxy-D-xylulose-5-phosphate reductoisomerase gives MRKVSIFGATGSIGQNTIDLIRRVPEAYGVVALTGGANIARLAEDAIALRAEVAVTAYEDRLPELRAALAGSGVEAAAGQAALTEAAARPADWIMSAIVGAAGLAPGLEALKHGSTLALANKESLVCAGKLLLQTAEKHGARLLPVDSEHSAVFQGLAGEDINAVERIIITASGGAFRDWPLEDLPNASLAQASSHPNWDMGQRITIDSASMFNKALEVIETREYFGVRPDQIEVLVHPESLVHALVGFNDGALMAHLGAADMRHAIGYALHWPDRQHLPVERLDLARIGQLNFRAPDPARYPALRLAYEVMERGGMMGAAFNAAKEQALDDFIAGRIRFTDMAAVTETVLERLAAESGLIDAAMTLDNVTRVDHLARQQAAQAAEERIG, from the coding sequence ATGCGGAAAGTTTCGATCTTCGGCGCCACCGGGTCGATCGGCCAGAACACCATCGACCTGATCCGGCGCGTGCCGGAGGCTTATGGCGTGGTGGCCCTGACCGGCGGCGCCAATATCGCGCGGCTGGCGGAAGATGCGATTGCGCTGCGGGCAGAGGTGGCGGTCACCGCCTATGAGGACCGCTTGCCGGAGCTGCGCGCGGCGCTGGCGGGGTCGGGCGTGGAAGCCGCGGCCGGGCAGGCAGCCCTGACCGAAGCCGCGGCGCGGCCTGCCGACTGGATCATGTCGGCGATTGTCGGCGCGGCGGGGCTGGCGCCCGGTCTGGAAGCGCTGAAGCACGGCAGCACCCTGGCGCTGGCCAACAAGGAATCGCTGGTCTGCGCGGGCAAGCTGCTGTTGCAGACGGCTGAGAAGCATGGCGCCCGGCTGCTGCCGGTGGACAGCGAGCATTCGGCGGTGTTCCAGGGCCTGGCGGGCGAGGACATCAACGCGGTCGAGCGGATCATCATCACCGCCTCGGGCGGGGCGTTCCGCGACTGGCCGCTGGAAGACTTGCCCAATGCCTCATTGGCGCAGGCGTCGTCGCACCCCAACTGGGACATGGGGCAGCGGATTACCATCGATAGCGCGTCCATGTTCAACAAGGCGCTGGAAGTCATTGAAACCCGGGAATACTTTGGTGTCCGTCCGGACCAGATCGAGGTGCTGGTGCATCCCGAGTCGCTGGTTCATGCGCTGGTCGGCTTCAACGACGGCGCACTGATGGCGCATCTGGGGGCCGCGGACATGCGGCACGCCATCGGCTACGCGCTGCACTGGCCGGACCGCCAGCATCTGCCGGTGGAACGGCTGGATCTGGCCCGCATCGGCCAGCTGAATTTCCGGGCTCCGGACCCCGCCCGCTATCCGGCGCTGCGGCTGGCCTATGAGGTGATGGAGCGCGGCGGAATGATGGGGGCGGCCTTCAACGCCGCCAAGGAACAGGCGCTGGATGACTTCATCGCCGGCCGCATCCGGTTCACCGATATGGCGGCAGTCACCGAGACCGTGCTGGAGCGCCTTGCGGCGGAGAGCGGCCTTATTGATGCTGCAATGACACTTGATAACGTGACCCGGGTTGACCATCTCGCCCGGCAACAGGCGGCACAAGCCGCCGAAGAACGCATAGGGTAG
- the rseP gene encoding RIP metalloprotease RseP: protein MDIFAFVPQFGGFLYIIASFVIALSVIVAVHEYGHYIVGRWSGIHAEVFSIGFGPVLWSRVDRRGTRWQVAALPFGGYVKFLGDADAASGKDAQAMHAAADDPAALRRTMHGAPLWARSATVAAGPVFNFVMSAIIFAAVAMSQGVMRDPLTVGELAPLPGVENGLQQGDELITAGGLAVPDYLDAEAWERFRTELPQQQPLEYRVRRDGAEVSVSGPYLYPPYVRGVVPRSAASDAGLQPEDVIVAVDGAPLVSFDQLKAHVESADGKVLVLEVWRGGEKVEMALAPRRTDEPQPDGSFATRWRIGIIGGLAFEPATDAAGIGESLAAGAYQVWAVVDTSLSGLKHMITGAISTCNLSGPIGIAETSGAMASQGAESFIRFIAVLSTAVGLLNLFPVPALDGGHLMFYAYEAVAGRPPSDRAVRVLMSLGIAIVLSLMVFALGNDLFC, encoded by the coding sequence TTGGACATTTTTGCTTTTGTCCCGCAGTTCGGCGGTTTCCTTTACATAATCGCCAGCTTTGTCATCGCGCTGTCGGTGATCGTGGCCGTGCATGAATACGGCCATTACATCGTCGGCCGCTGGTCGGGCATTCACGCAGAGGTGTTCTCGATCGGCTTCGGTCCGGTGCTGTGGAGCCGGGTGGACCGGCGCGGCACCCGCTGGCAGGTCGCGGCACTGCCCTTTGGCGGTTACGTGAAGTTCCTTGGCGACGCTGATGCGGCCTCGGGCAAGGATGCGCAGGCGATGCATGCAGCCGCGGACGATCCGGCGGCCCTGCGCCGCACCATGCATGGCGCCCCCCTGTGGGCCCGCTCTGCAACCGTTGCGGCCGGGCCTGTCTTCAACTTCGTGATGTCGGCCATCATTTTTGCCGCCGTGGCGATGTCGCAAGGGGTGATGCGCGATCCGCTGACGGTCGGGGAGCTGGCGCCGCTGCCCGGTGTCGAGAACGGCCTGCAGCAGGGCGATGAGCTGATCACCGCGGGCGGCCTTGCGGTGCCGGACTATCTGGACGCCGAGGCCTGGGAACGCTTCCGCACGGAACTGCCGCAGCAGCAGCCGCTGGAATACCGGGTGCGCCGCGACGGGGCCGAGGTCAGTGTCAGCGGGCCGTATCTGTACCCGCCTTATGTGCGCGGTGTGGTGCCGCGCAGCGCCGCTTCGGATGCCGGGCTGCAGCCGGAAGACGTGATTGTCGCGGTCGATGGCGCGCCGCTGGTGTCCTTTGATCAGTTGAAGGCGCATGTCGAATCCGCGGACGGCAAGGTGCTTGTGCTGGAGGTCTGGCGCGGCGGTGAAAAGGTTGAGATGGCGCTGGCGCCCCGGCGCACGGATGAGCCGCAGCCGGACGGCAGCTTTGCCACCCGCTGGCGGATCGGCATCATCGGCGGGCTGGCGTTCGAGCCGGCCACCGACGCGGCCGGAATCGGCGAGTCTCTGGCGGCGGGTGCCTATCAGGTCTGGGCGGTGGTCGACACCTCTCTGTCGGGGCTGAAACATATGATCACCGGCGCCATCAGCACCTGCAACCTGTCCGGTCCGATCGGCATTGCCGAGACCTCCGGCGCGATGGCCAGCCAGGGCGCCGAAAGCTTCATCCGCTTCATTGCGGTGCTGTCCACGGCGGTGGGGCTCTTGAACCTGTTCCCGGTGCCCGCGCTGGATGGCGGCCATCTGATGTTTTACGCCTATGAGGCGGTGGCAGGCCGCCCGCCCAGCGACCGGGCGGTGCGGGTGCTGATGTCGCTTGGCATAGCCATAGTGCTGTCGCTGATGGTGTTTGCGCTTGGCAATGACCTGTTCTGCTGA
- a CDS encoding nucleolar protein 16, translated as MQTLSQSYRGLGLLVRLNWDRALTGFAVLGALTAGTWLATL; from the coding sequence ATGCAGACACTCTCGCAATCTTACCGTGGCCTCGGGCTGCTGGTCCGGCTGAACTGGGACCGGGCTCTGACCGGGTTTGCCGTCCTGGGCGCGCTGACCGCTGGGACCTGGCTGGCCACCTTGTGA
- the bamA gene encoding outer membrane protein assembly factor BamA, with protein MVWGKVAGKSCGERTSGINILYRKVSAISLAVALGYALLPLPAEAQSYRFNSVQVEGNQRIQTSTVVAYTGIERGQAVSAGELNDAYQRILDSGVFETVELVPRGNTLVIKVTEFPTINQISFEGNRRIKDDTLGEVIESAPRRVFSPSQAERDAALIADAYSVQGRLASRVTPRIIRRSNNRVDLVFEISEGDTIEVERVSFTGNRVYSDRRLRRVLETKQAGFLRAFINADTLIEDRLEFDKQVLRDFYLSRGYVDFRVNSSNAEVTQERDAVFLVVDVTEGRQFRFGSISVTSEMPEADADLFRSVLKIKPGVVYSPTLVENSIDRLEGLAVKNEIDFLRVEPRVTRNDRDLTLDLEFVLRRGPRVFVERIDIEGNTTTLDRVIRQQFRSVEGDPFNPRSIRNSAERIRALGYFATADVDTREGSSSDQVVVDVDVEEQPTGSLNLGGAYSVEDGFGVSIGLSENNFLGRGQRLSFQVATATESDSYVLGFTEPFLLGRDLKFDLDLGLNETDSSFSEYRTKRIFFRPALTFNTGEDTTLQVRYTWDSDEMLFDENEDDDPTTFLAGPVIRNEIAQGERTASAVGFTYRYDSRLTGLDPNAGFLVEVGADYAGLGGDSEYIKTTTKVVAQKKILNEEVTLRATVEAGAFQWEGSGSSRSIDRFVLAPSIMRGFEPGGIGPRDQSNGAPGNGTYNDFLGGNYYAVARFDAEFPLGLPEELGMRGALFYDVGSLWGLQNADTSGTSGNGVVGRDRSFRHVVGVSLLWTTGIGPLRFNFSKALKKEDFDQEQSFDLTLQARF; from the coding sequence ATGGTTTGGGGGAAAGTCGCAGGCAAGTCCTGTGGTGAGCGCACGTCGGGCATCAATATCTTGTATCGGAAAGTTTCGGCTATATCTCTGGCAGTTGCGCTGGGATATGCATTGTTGCCGCTGCCCGCAGAGGCGCAGAGCTACCGCTTCAATTCAGTCCAGGTCGAGGGCAACCAGCGGATTCAGACATCCACTGTTGTGGCCTATACCGGCATCGAACGCGGCCAGGCGGTCAGCGCGGGCGAGCTGAACGACGCCTATCAGCGCATTCTTGACAGTGGCGTATTTGAGACAGTCGAACTGGTGCCGCGCGGCAATACGCTGGTGATCAAGGTCACCGAGTTCCCGACCATCAATCAGATCAGTTTCGAGGGCAACCGCCGGATCAAGGATGACACCTTGGGCGAGGTGATCGAATCCGCCCCGCGCCGGGTGTTCAGCCCGTCGCAGGCGGAGCGGGACGCCGCGCTGATTGCAGATGCCTACAGCGTGCAAGGGCGTCTGGCATCGCGCGTGACCCCGCGTATCATCCGGCGCAGCAACAACCGCGTCGATCTGGTGTTCGAGATTTCCGAAGGCGACACCATCGAGGTGGAGCGGGTCTCGTTCACCGGCAACCGGGTTTACTCAGACCGCCGTCTGCGCCGGGTGCTGGAAACCAAGCAGGCCGGGTTCCTGCGTGCCTTCATCAATGCCGACACGCTGATCGAGGACCGGCTGGAATTCGACAAGCAGGTGCTGCGCGATTTCTACCTGTCGCGCGGCTATGTGGATTTCCGGGTCAACAGCTCCAATGCGGAAGTGACCCAGGAACGCGATGCGGTCTTTCTGGTCGTCGATGTGACCGAAGGCCGGCAGTTCAGGTTCGGCAGCATTTCTGTCACCAGCGAAATGCCCGAGGCGGACGCCGACCTGTTCCGCTCGGTGCTGAAAATCAAGCCCGGAGTGGTTTATTCTCCGACCCTGGTGGAGAATTCGATCGACCGTTTGGAGGGCCTTGCGGTCAAGAACGAGATCGACTTTCTGCGGGTCGAGCCGCGGGTGACCCGCAACGACCGGGACCTGACACTGGATCTCGAGTTTGTGCTCCGCCGCGGGCCGCGGGTCTTTGTCGAGCGCATCGACATCGAAGGCAACACCACAACCCTGGACCGGGTGATCCGCCAGCAGTTCCGCTCGGTGGAAGGCGACCCGTTCAACCCGCGCTCGATCCGCAACAGCGCCGAGCGGATCCGGGCGCTGGGGTATTTCGCCACCGCGGATGTCGACACCCGCGAAGGCAGCTCCTCCGACCAGGTGGTTGTTGATGTCGATGTCGAAGAGCAGCCGACCGGTTCCTTGAACCTTGGCGGTGCCTATTCCGTTGAAGACGGTTTCGGGGTCAGTATCGGCCTTTCGGAGAACAACTTCCTGGGCCGCGGCCAGCGGCTGTCGTTCCAGGTCGCCACGGCGACGGAATCCGATTCCTATGTTCTGGGCTTTACCGAGCCGTTTCTGCTGGGCCGGGATCTGAAGTTCGATTTGGATCTGGGGCTGAATGAAACCGACTCCAGCTTTTCCGAGTACCGCACCAAACGCATCTTCTTCCGCCCGGCACTGACCTTCAATACCGGCGAAGATACCACGCTGCAGGTCCGTTACACGTGGGATTCGGACGAGATGCTCTTCGATGAAAACGAAGATGACGATCCGACCACGTTCCTGGCTGGCCCCGTTATCCGGAACGAAATTGCACAAGGGGAACGCACGGCCAGCGCTGTCGGCTTCACCTACCGTTACGACAGCCGTCTGACCGGACTTGACCCGAATGCAGGCTTCCTGGTGGAAGTGGGGGCTGACTATGCGGGCCTGGGCGGCGATTCCGAGTACATCAAGACCACGACGAAAGTTGTCGCGCAGAAGAAGATCCTGAACGAGGAAGTGACATTGCGCGCCACAGTCGAAGCCGGCGCGTTCCAGTGGGAAGGCAGCGGTTCCAGCCGTTCGATTGACCGTTTTGTCCTGGCGCCGTCGATCATGCGCGGCTTTGAACCCGGGGGCATTGGCCCGCGGGACCAGTCCAACGGCGCGCCCGGCAACGGCACCTACAATGACTTCCTCGGCGGCAACTACTATGCTGTGGCCCGCTTTGACGCGGAATTCCCGCTTGGCCTGCCTGAAGAACTGGGGATGCGCGGCGCCCTGTTCTATGATGTCGGCAGCCTATGGGGGCTGCAGAATGCAGATACGTCCGGGACCAGCGGTAACGGCGTTGTTGGCCGGGACCGGTCCTTCCGGCACGTCGTTGGTGTCTCGCTGCTGTGGACCACGGGCATCGGCCCGCTGCGGTTCAACTTCTCCAAAGCCCTCAAGAAAGAGGACTTTGACCAGGAGCAGAGCTTTGACCTGACCTTGCAGGCGAGGTTCTGA
- a CDS encoding OmpH family outer membrane protein: MACFAAAPGSAQEAAPQAPNTGAEFQLGLPQSGILTIQPDRLFSESAFGQRAEREIEAEGAVLTAENRRIEAELRAEELELTGRRSGMEPEAFRALANAFDQKVQETRRRQDQKLREINLMGEEARREFIAASLPVLQQIMRETGAGAILDHASVFLSADAADITSLAITRIDEVLGDGTADEYGEP, encoded by the coding sequence CTGGCCTGCTTTGCGGCCGCTCCTGGCTCTGCCCAGGAGGCGGCTCCGCAGGCGCCGAATACCGGTGCTGAATTCCAGTTGGGGCTGCCGCAGAGCGGCATCCTCACCATCCAGCCCGACCGGTTGTTCTCCGAAAGCGCATTTGGCCAGCGGGCCGAACGCGAAATCGAGGCCGAAGGCGCGGTGCTGACCGCGGAGAACCGCCGCATCGAGGCCGAACTGCGTGCCGAAGAGCTGGAACTGACCGGGCGCCGCAGCGGGATGGAGCCGGAAGCGTTCCGGGCCCTGGCCAATGCTTTTGACCAGAAGGTTCAGGAAACCCGCAGGCGGCAGGATCAGAAACTGCGTGAAATCAACCTGATGGGCGAAGAAGCCCGGCGGGAATTCATTGCCGCCTCGCTGCCGGTGCTGCAGCAGATCATGCGGGAAACCGGGGCGGGGGCGATCCTGGATCATGCATCGGTATTTCTGAGCGCGGATGCGGCCGATATCACCAGCCTGGCGATCACCCGGATCGACGAGGTTCTGGGCGACGGCACGGCGGATGAATACGGCGAGCCTTAG
- the fabZ gene encoding 3-hydroxyacyl-ACP dehydratase FabZ — MTTELQSADIQLIQRILPHRYPFLLVDKVVDIDSYKSARGIKNVTMNEPHFQGHFPGTPIMPGVTIIEAMAQTAGVMLGVGMDMVDTDLLIYFMNIDKCKFRRKVVPGDVLEMHVETLRGKPGGKIFKFSGRATVDGEVAAEAEFSAMVDVQKDG, encoded by the coding sequence ATGACCACCGAGCTGCAAAGCGCTGACATTCAACTGATCCAGCGGATTCTGCCGCACCGCTACCCGTTCCTGCTGGTCGACAAGGTGGTTGACATCGACAGCTACAAATCGGCGCGCGGCATCAAGAATGTCACCATGAACGAGCCGCATTTCCAGGGCCATTTCCCGGGCACGCCGATCATGCCCGGCGTCACCATCATCGAGGCGATGGCGCAGACCGCGGGCGTGATGCTGGGGGTTGGCATGGATATGGTCGACACCGATCTGCTGATCTATTTCATGAACATCGACAAGTGCAAGTTCCGCCGCAAGGTGGTGCCGGGCGATGTGCTGGAGATGCATGTGGAGACCCTGCGCGGCAAGCCCGGCGGCAAGATCTTCAAGTTCTCCGGCCGGGCGACCGTCGATGGCGAAGTGGCGGCAGAAGCTGAATTTTCGGCGATGGTCGACGTGCAGAAGGACGGATGA
- the lpxA gene encoding acyl-ACP--UDP-N-acetylglucosamine O-acyltransferase: MSRIHPSALIEKGARLGKDCEIGPFCVVGPDAVLGDRVVLKSHVVVTGDTEIGDETVVFPFAVLGEIPQDLKFKGEKCRTVIGKRNRIREHVTVNAGTEGGGGVTRIGDDGLFMAGCHIAHDAQVGDRVIVVNSAAVAGHCVLEDEVIIGGLSGIHQWVRIGRGAIIGAVTMVTNDVIPYGLVQAQRGELDGLNLVGLKRRGVARSDITALRAAFQMLAQGEGTFQERAKRLGDEADSEYVQRIVAFITGGSDRSFLTPGG; encoded by the coding sequence ATGAGCCGGATTCACCCCAGTGCCCTGATCGAAAAGGGCGCCAGGCTTGGAAAGGACTGTGAAATCGGCCCGTTCTGCGTGGTTGGCCCCGATGCGGTGCTGGGGGATCGGGTTGTTCTGAAGTCCCATGTGGTTGTCACCGGCGATACCGAAATCGGTGACGAGACGGTTGTCTTCCCCTTTGCGGTGCTGGGCGAGATCCCGCAGGACCTCAAGTTCAAGGGCGAGAAATGCCGCACCGTGATCGGCAAGCGCAACCGCATCCGCGAGCATGTGACAGTGAATGCCGGCACCGAAGGCGGCGGCGGCGTTACCCGCATCGGCGATGACGGGCTGTTCATGGCGGGCTGCCACATCGCCCATGATGCGCAGGTCGGCGACCGGGTGATCGTGGTGAATTCTGCTGCTGTGGCAGGCCATTGCGTGCTGGAGGATGAGGTGATCATCGGCGGGTTGTCCGGCATCCACCAGTGGGTCCGCATCGGCAGGGGCGCGATCATTGGTGCCGTCACCATGGTGACCAACGATGTGATCCCCTACGGCCTGGTGCAGGCGCAGCGCGGGGAGCTGGACGGGTTGAACCTGGTCGGCCTCAAGCGCCGCGGCGTGGCCCGCAGCGACATCACCGCCTTGCGGGCGGCGTTCCAGATGCTGGCGCAGGGCGAGGGCACCTTTCAGGAACGCGCCAAGCGGCTGGGGGATGAGGCCGACAGCGAATATGTGCAGCGGATCGTCGCCTTCATCACCGGCGGCAGCGACCGGTCCTTCCTGACGCCGGGAGGCTGA
- a CDS encoding LpxI family protein gives MLAIIAGSGALPAEVAARAAGRPLICAMAGSEPDAVDPEITFRFEQLGTFLERLKAAEVTEICMAGAVRRPNIDPSAIDTATMPLVPVLQGALAAGDDGALRAIIGIFEQAGFAVRAAHEVAPDLLMAEGVPTKVQPGELDKSDAARGAEIVAAMSAADVGQSCAVRGRQAIAVENLFGTDWMLASLLQRPDGQGGLLFKAPKPAQDRRADLPAIGVETVEAAAKAGLSGIVLEAGGVIVLDQDAVIAACDRLGLFLWLREA, from the coding sequence ATGCTGGCGATTATTGCAGGCAGCGGAGCGCTGCCGGCCGAAGTGGCGGCCCGTGCGGCAGGCCGTCCGCTGATCTGCGCGATGGCAGGGTCCGAGCCGGATGCAGTGGATCCCGAGATCACGTTCCGTTTCGAACAGCTCGGCACCTTCCTGGAGCGGCTGAAAGCGGCTGAGGTGACCGAGATCTGCATGGCAGGCGCGGTGCGCCGCCCGAATATCGACCCTTCTGCCATTGATACGGCCACGATGCCGCTGGTGCCGGTTCTGCAGGGGGCGCTGGCGGCGGGCGATGATGGCGCTCTGCGGGCCATCATCGGTATATTCGAACAGGCCGGTTTTGCCGTGCGTGCGGCTCATGAGGTGGCTCCGGACCTGCTGATGGCTGAAGGTGTGCCGACCAAGGTGCAGCCGGGTGAATTGGACAAATCGGATGCTGCCCGCGGGGCTGAGATCGTTGCCGCGATGTCTGCTGCCGACGTTGGCCAGTCCTGCGCGGTGCGCGGGCGGCAGGCGATTGCGGTCGAGAACCTGTTTGGCACCGACTGGATGCTGGCCTCGCTGCTGCAGCGGCCGGACGGGCAGGGGGGGCTCTTGTTCAAGGCGCCCAAGCCTGCTCAGGACCGGCGGGCTGACCTGCCCGCGATCGGTGTCGAAACCGTCGAGGCCGCCGCCAAGGCCGGCCTTTCCGGCATCGTGCTGGAGGCGGGCGGGGTGATCGTGCTGGACCAGGACGCGGTGATCGCGGCCTGTGACCGGCTGGGCCTGTTCCTGTGGCTGCGTGAGGCATGA